The Lasioglossum baleicum unplaced genomic scaffold, iyLasBale1 scaffold0021, whole genome shotgun sequence genome contains a region encoding:
- the LOC143219227 gene encoding solute carrier family 2, facilitated glucose transporter member 8-like isoform X2, whose protein sequence is MAVSFANDDRARDLRIAKRSQYTLLVLASIVNFSTGTYIAWTTVALPIFNRHGDPVSNQAASWICSSVALGAIIGSLPAGTIADRISRKRSILISSLLLSSCWFVIGFARSKLWIFVARFTAGLSCGASSILIPLYLSEITTDRVKESSGMIFQLQTGLGILFAYSLDFADNLTAIAVFCAFAPGFLAIATKSIPESPIWLIRHSRHEEAAAAQEILSHFRVNGSTEESSRRNLPISELWLHRKATIVALGMTMFQQLSGMNTVISYATMIFQYIRFPLSSTSCSIIVGLTYVIATLSSRSLIDRTKRKLLLFLSLSIMSVCMFILSGYFRLKDFFLSVGQTFRLLETRIRERRHSIFLPPARHTALARHSIEFDHAFDFENVKIVEKEANLHQRILLETIHMIKHHSVNLRTQKTFPTLLGCRFYQFSLM, encoded by the exons ATGGCGGTGTCATTCGCGAACGACGACAGAGCACGCGATTTACGGATCGCCAAGAGATCGCAGTACACGCTGCTGGTGCTGG CCAGCATAGTGAACTTTTCGACGGGCACATACATCGCCTGGACCACGGTAGCATTGCCAATTTTTAATCGACACGGCGACCCCGTAAGCAACCAGGCCGCATCCTGGATCTGCTCATCTGTGGCCTTGGGCGCCATAATTGGTAGCCTGCCAGCAGGAACAATTGCGGACAGGATTAGCCGGAAGAGAAGCATTCTGATAAGCAGCTTGCTCTTATCGTCGTGTTGGTTCGTTATCGGGTTTGCACGGAGCAAACTATG gaTATTTGTAGCCCGATTCACAGCAGGACTGTCATGTGGCGCCTCCTCCATTTTGATACCGCTTTACCTTTCCGAAATAACGACAGATCGCGTCAAAGAGTCATCAGGCATGATCTTCCAGCTTCAAACTGGCCTTGGAATTTTATTCGCGTACTCTTTAG ATTTCGCCGACAATTTGACAGCGATAGCGGTCTTCTGCGCCTTCGCACCAGGTTTTCTCGCGATCGCGACTAAATCGATACCGGAATCGCCTATCTGGTTGATCAGACATAGTCGTCACGAGGAAGCAGCAGCAGCTCAAGAGATCCTCAGCCATTTTCGAGTAAACGGTTCCACGGAAGAAAGTTCGAGGCGAAATTTACCCATCTCCGAACTGTGGCTGCATCGAAAGGCCACCATCGTTGCCCTCG GTATGACGATGTTTCAACAGCTGTCAGGGATGAACACCGTGATATCCTACGCGACGATGATATTCCAGTATATAAGGTTTCCCCTAAGCTCGACAAGTTGTTCGATTATCGTCGGATTGACGTACGTGATCGCCACCCTGTCTTCGCGGAGTCTGATCGATCGCACCAAGAGGAAACTTCTACTTTTCCTCAGCTTATCCATCATGTCTGTTTGCATGTTCATTCTGTCTGGTTACTTTCGCCTTAAG gatttttttctcagcgtAGGACAAACGTTTAGACTTTTGGAGACTCGGATCAGAGAACGTAGACATAGCATATTTCTACCTCCAGCACGACACACTGCATTGGCGAGGCATTCAATAGAATTTGACCACGCTTTTGATttcgaaaatgtaaaaatagtagaaaaagAAGCCAACTTGCACCAGAGGATTTTATTGGAAACAATTCACATGATTAAACATCATAGCGTAAATCTCAG AACACAGAAGACGTTTCCGACTTTACTTGGCTGCCGTTTTTATCAGTTCTCACTTATGTAG
- the LOC143219227 gene encoding facilitated trehalose transporter Tret1-like isoform X1: MAVSFANDDRARDLRIAKRSQYTLLVLASIVNFSTGTYIAWTTVALPIFNRHGDPVSNQAASWICSSVALGAIIGSLPAGTIADRISRKRSILISSLLLSSCWFVIGFARSKLWIFVARFTAGLSCGASSILIPLYLSEITTDRVKESSGMIFQLQTGLGILFAYSLDFADNLTAIAVFCAFAPGFLAIATKSIPESPIWLIRHSRHEEAAAAQEILSHFRVNGSTEESSRRNLPISELWLHRKATIVALGMTMFQQLSGMNTVISYATMIFQYIRFPLSSTSCSIIVGLTYVIATLSSRSLIDRTKRKLLLFLSLSIMSVCMFILSGYFRLKNTEDVSDFTWLPFLSVLTYVAAFAVGCGPIPWILIEKIFPEDMKTAAISASVTCNWVSTFVAMKLFQDMLSFMGISSTFAVYGMVSLIGVAFVAIMVPETEGKSVEEILDELEKERELSEYCI; the protein is encoded by the exons ATGGCGGTGTCATTCGCGAACGACGACAGAGCACGCGATTTACGGATCGCCAAGAGATCGCAGTACACGCTGCTGGTGCTGG CCAGCATAGTGAACTTTTCGACGGGCACATACATCGCCTGGACCACGGTAGCATTGCCAATTTTTAATCGACACGGCGACCCCGTAAGCAACCAGGCCGCATCCTGGATCTGCTCATCTGTGGCCTTGGGCGCCATAATTGGTAGCCTGCCAGCAGGAACAATTGCGGACAGGATTAGCCGGAAGAGAAGCATTCTGATAAGCAGCTTGCTCTTATCGTCGTGTTGGTTCGTTATCGGGTTTGCACGGAGCAAACTATG gaTATTTGTAGCCCGATTCACAGCAGGACTGTCATGTGGCGCCTCCTCCATTTTGATACCGCTTTACCTTTCCGAAATAACGACAGATCGCGTCAAAGAGTCATCAGGCATGATCTTCCAGCTTCAAACTGGCCTTGGAATTTTATTCGCGTACTCTTTAG ATTTCGCCGACAATTTGACAGCGATAGCGGTCTTCTGCGCCTTCGCACCAGGTTTTCTCGCGATCGCGACTAAATCGATACCGGAATCGCCTATCTGGTTGATCAGACATAGTCGTCACGAGGAAGCAGCAGCAGCTCAAGAGATCCTCAGCCATTTTCGAGTAAACGGTTCCACGGAAGAAAGTTCGAGGCGAAATTTACCCATCTCCGAACTGTGGCTGCATCGAAAGGCCACCATCGTTGCCCTCG GTATGACGATGTTTCAACAGCTGTCAGGGATGAACACCGTGATATCCTACGCGACGATGATATTCCAGTATATAAGGTTTCCCCTAAGCTCGACAAGTTGTTCGATTATCGTCGGATTGACGTACGTGATCGCCACCCTGTCTTCGCGGAGTCTGATCGATCGCACCAAGAGGAAACTTCTACTTTTCCTCAGCTTATCCATCATGTCTGTTTGCATGTTCATTCTGTCTGGTTACTTTCGCCTTAAG AACACAGAAGACGTTTCCGACTTTACTTGGCTGCCGTTTTTATCAGTTCTCACTTATGTAGCCGCCTTTGCTGTTGGTTGCGGGCCAATACCCTGGATCCTGATCGAGAAGATTTTTCCCGAGGATATGAAAACGGCTGCCATTTCCGCGAGTGTCACGTGCAATTGGGTATCAACGTTCGTAGCGATGAAACTTTTCCAAGATATGCTATCTTTCATGGGAATCTCCTCGACGTTCGCTGTTTATGGGATGGTTAGCCTAATAGGTGTCGCGTTCGTCGCCATTATGGTACCGGAAACGGAGGGGAAGAGCGTCGAGGAGATACTGGACGAGTTGGAAAAGGAGCGAGAGCTTTCGGAGTACTGCATTTAG